Genomic segment of Thermoanaerobaculia bacterium:
TTCATCTCCTTTTCCAGCCTCTTGATCGCCTTGAGGAGCGATTCTCCGTCCTGGTATTCCCTGACCTCTCCGGTGGAGGGGGTATCGAAGTAATCCAGGTTGCTCATTCGAACCAGTTCCGAATTCACGTCCTTGATGATCGAAGCCGGCTCAATGTTGTGTTCCCGGTTATAGGCTTCCTGAATGGTCCGCCTGCGTTCGGTCTCCTCCATTGCCCTGCGCATGGAACGTGTGATCGTGTCAGCGTAGAGAATTACCTTTCCGCCCAGGTTCCTGGCCGCTCGACCCGCAATCTGAATCAGGGACGTCTCGCTCCGGAGAAATCCTTCCCGGTCCGCGTCTAAAATGGCTACCGTCGAAACTTCCGGCAGGTCCAGTCCCTCCCGGAGAAGGTTGATGCCGATCAGAATGTCAAACTCTCCCCGCCGAAAATCGGACAGGATGGCGATTCGTTCAAGGGTATCGATGTCGGAATGGAGATAACGGCATTTCAGTCCCATTTCCCGGTAGTGTTCGGTCAGGTCTTCCGCCATTCGCTTGGTCAGGGTCGTTACCATGATCCGTTCATTTCTGCCCACGCACTCCAGGATCACGTCATAGAGATCGTCCACCTGCCCCTTTGTCGGGCGGACCTCCATGATTGGATCGAGGAGACCCGTAGGACGGATGACCTGCTCAACAACCTGACCGCCAGCTCTTTCAAGCTCGTAAGGACCCGGTGTGGCAGACACATATATCGTATCTCCTACCCTTTTTATAAACTCTTCGAAGGTCAGCGGGCGGTTATCCAGGGCCGAGGGGAGGCGGAATCCGAAATCGACAAGGGTCTGCTTTCTGGATCGATCTCCGTTATACATGCCCCGGACCTGAGGGATGGTCTGGTGGGACTCGTCCACGACAAGGAGAAAATCGCTCGGAAGGTAGTCCAGGAGCGTCGGCGGAGGTTCACCGGGATTGCGACCGGTAAGATGGCGGGAGTAGTTTTCAATACCCGGGCAATGTCCCACCTGGGTCAGCATGTCGAGATCGTATCGAGTCCTCTCCTCGAGCCTCTGTTTTTCAACCAGTTTGTCCTGTGCCTCGAGATCCTTGAGCCGAATGGCCAGCTCGTCCCGAATCGACTTCACGGCTTTGTGAATCTGATCCTGGGGCGTGACATAGTGTGTCTTCGGAAAGATGGAGACCTTCTTTTCCCGCTGGATTGCAGTTCCACGCACTGGATCAATGCGTTGTATCGCTTCAATCGTGTCCCCGAAAAATTCGACCCGCAGAGCAGTCTCCTCGTAGGCAGGAAAGATCTCGAGCGTGTCTCCGCGAAGGCGAAAGGCTCCCCGGTAGAGGTCATAGGGTGTCCGCTCGTACTGCATGGAAACCAGGGAGGCCAGAACTTCCCCGAGAGGCTGCTCCCTGCCCTCTTCGAAGAAATAGAGCATACTGTAATAGACTTCCGGAGCCCCGATGCCGTAGATGCACGAAACAGAGGCAACGATAAGGACATCTCGCCTCTCAAAGAGGGATTGGGTGGCTTTCAGGCGGAGTCTGTCGATTTCATCGTTGATGGAGGCATCCTTCTCAATATAGGTGTCACTCTGGGGTACATAGGCCTCAGGCTGGTAGTAGTCGTAGTAGGAGACGAAATACTCCACGGCATTGTCGGGAAAGAAGGTCTTGAATTCCTGGTAGAGCTGGGCCGCCAGGGTCTTATTGTGGGAGAGCACCAGGGTCGGGCGATTGATCGCCTCAATGACCCTCGCCACGGTAAAGGTTTTTCCAGAACCGGTAACACCCAGGAGTACCTGTTCCCGCTGACCGGCGGATAGACCTCTGACCAGGGACTCAATGGCCCGGACCTGATCTCCCTGGGGCTGGAAGGGAGAGACGAGGCGAAATTGATCGGACATATCCCCTATTGTACCAATGAGAATCTGTTTTCATTCCCGATCCTGTATTCCGGTGCGGAAACAGCCGTGAGTGTCATCCACCTTTTTCCGGTCAGGTGAAGACTGGTTGGTTCAATGGAAAGATCATTGTACAATGGTCGGATTGTGCACGGAGTACATTCGATGGAGGAATTGGAATGAGATCTTGTCGCCTCTTCTGGATTTACCTTATTCTTGTTGTCGGCATGCCGATCATCTGCACGGCATCATCTGCGCCCCTCGTCATCGGGGAACATATTCGGGATACCATCCTTGAAACACCTCACCCCTATCCTGGATCGGAAAGCGGAAAGACCGTACCGGTCTGGGAAGACACCTATACCCATCCGGGGGCTGCGTACCTGGTGTTCGAATTCAGGACCTTTGATCTGGCTCCGGGGGATTACCTTGAAATATCCGATGGTAACGGTAAGATCTTCCAGATCCTCGAAGGAAAAGGCTTTCTTGATCAGGGAGGTGATTTCATCTCCAAGATGGTTCAGGGCAAACAGGCTGTTCTGACGCTCTATTCGAGCAACAAGGAACAAGAACATTATGGCTACAGGGTGGAACGGATCACGCGGGGATATAACGACCAGGAGCTTGACCGCATGTACGGCATGCAAAGCATTTGCGGAATCGATGACAAGAAGGATGCCATCTGCTATGAATCATCGGAACCGGATGTGTATGAAAAGGCCCGGGCAGTGGCGCGGATCGTCATGGATGGCAGTTCCCTGTGCACGGCATGGCTCGTTTCCTGTGAAGACCATATCATCACAAACAACCACTGCACGTGGGATGACTCCGATTTTGACACCCAGGGCGAGCTCAATCGTATGGAATTTCAATTCATGTACCAGGATCCCACCTGCGGCGGGTCGGGAGCGACGTGGGAATATTCCTTTATGGGCGGGACCTGGCTCGAAAATAACCATAATCTGGACTACACATTGATCCAGGCACCCGTCTCTGAAGATCCGGCCGCCACCTATGGCTGGCTCCATATCGACTATCGCCTGGCAGATATCGGAGAGCTGATGTACATCGTCGGCCATCCCAGCGGACGGCCGAAGGAAATCAGCCTCGAATCCACGGCTTCCCAGGATGATCCGGACGATCGTTGCCATGTAACCTCGCAGACGGAGCCCGTATGCGTAGGCGGGAGCGTTCCTGAAATTGGGTACTATTGTGATACAGAGGGTGGAAATTCCGGGTCGCCCGTTCTCTCCTATGGGAGCAACAAGATCATAGCCCTGCACCACTGTGGGACCTGCGCCAACCGTGGTGTGCGGATTCAGAATATCTGGGATACGAATCAGGCCGGTTCCCACCCTCTCCCCTCCTGTTCCATTAATGATGAAATTGGGAAAGTCGAATTGGATGCCGAATCGTATACCTGTAACGATACCATTGGGATCTCTGTCTATGACGGTTCCCTTGTGGGGGCGGGCACTCAGAATGTCACGATCTGGTCGGACACGGAATCGACGCCTGAAACCGTTTCCCTGATGGAAACCCCCGCCGACTCCGGCAATTTCTCGGGAACGATCCCCTCAGTTTCCCTCGTCCCGGTCAACGGGAATGGCGAACTATCTGTTTCGGATGGCGATACCGTTACCGTACAATACATTGACGCCAGTGATGGTCAGGGTGGCACCAATATCCCACGAGTTGACACGGCCGCCATCGATTGCCTGTCACCCATAATTTCCAACGTCCACTCCGACAATGTGACGGGAAACAGTGCCGACATCCTCTGGGACACGAATGAAAATGCCGATTCCGTCGTCCATTACGGTCTGACGCCTCCAACCTGGGCCACGGAAACCGATGCCGATTTTGTAACATCTCACACCCTTTTCCTGACCGGTCTTACGGAATGCTCTACATACTATTACCGGGTGGAATCCAGTGATTCAGCAGGAAACACGGCCTATGACGATAATGGAGGCAGCTACTTTACCTTCCAAACGGGCAAGAATGTCAATCCCACCATCCCTTCTACCGACGTGCCCAAGGC
This window contains:
- the uvrB gene encoding excinuclease ABC subunit UvrB yields the protein MSDQFRLVSPFQPQGDQVRAIESLVRGLSAGQREQVLLGVTGSGKTFTVARVIEAINRPTLVLSHNKTLAAQLYQEFKTFFPDNAVEYFVSYYDYYQPEAYVPQSDTYIEKDASINDEIDRLRLKATQSLFERRDVLIVASVSCIYGIGAPEVYYSMLYFFEEGREQPLGEVLASLVSMQYERTPYDLYRGAFRLRGDTLEIFPAYEETALRVEFFGDTIEAIQRIDPVRGTAIQREKKVSIFPKTHYVTPQDQIHKAVKSIRDELAIRLKDLEAQDKLVEKQRLEERTRYDLDMLTQVGHCPGIENYSRHLTGRNPGEPPPTLLDYLPSDFLLVVDESHQTIPQVRGMYNGDRSRKQTLVDFGFRLPSALDNRPLTFEEFIKRVGDTIYVSATPGPYELERAGGQVVEQVIRPTGLLDPIMEVRPTKGQVDDLYDVILECVGRNERIMVTTLTKRMAEDLTEHYREMGLKCRYLHSDIDTLERIAILSDFRRGEFDILIGINLLREGLDLPEVSTVAILDADREGFLRSETSLIQIAGRAARNLGGKVILYADTITRSMRRAMEETERRRTIQEAYNREHNIEPASIIKDVNSELVRMSNLDYFDTPSTGEVREYQDGESLLKAIKRLEKEMKEAAARWEFEKAAELRDRLRELKAMQVFS
- a CDS encoding proprotein convertase P-domain-containing protein, with product MRSCRLFWIYLILVVGMPIICTASSAPLVIGEHIRDTILETPHPYPGSESGKTVPVWEDTYTHPGAAYLVFEFRTFDLAPGDYLEISDGNGKIFQILEGKGFLDQGGDFISKMVQGKQAVLTLYSSNKEQEHYGYRVERITRGYNDQELDRMYGMQSICGIDDKKDAICYESSEPDVYEKARAVARIVMDGSSLCTAWLVSCEDHIITNNHCTWDDSDFDTQGELNRMEFQFMYQDPTCGGSGATWEYSFMGGTWLENNHNLDYTLIQAPVSEDPAATYGWLHIDYRLADIGELMYIVGHPSGRPKEISLESTASQDDPDDRCHVTSQTEPVCVGGSVPEIGYYCDTEGGNSGSPVLSYGSNKIIALHHCGTCANRGVRIQNIWDTNQAGSHPLPSCSINDEIGKVELDAESYTCNDTIGISVYDGSLVGAGTQNVTIWSDTESTPETVSLMETPADSGNFSGTIPSVSLVPVNGNGELSVSDGDTVTVQYIDASDGQGGTNIPRVDTAAIDCLSPIISNVHSDNVTGNSADILWDTNENADSVVHYGLTPPTWATETDADFVTSHTLFLTGLTECSTYYYRVESSDSAGNTAYDDNGGSYFTFQTGKNVNPTIPSTDVPKAISDNVTVTSRIDVPDTKEILDINVLINITHTYDGDLDIFLIAPDSTRVELSTDNGVGGDNYIDTIFDQEAANSITTGAAPFTGSFRPEGDLSRLYTMMANGTWTLEVSDDGTGDSGTLTGWSLIFTFPGSACGPHAAYSTHALVTDSCTGTGGSVDGIWDAGEQVQFSLTVENNGTVDLTNVTATVTSNTTGMTMIDGSASFGAIARGATGLSQGDHVTVQLPSGAPCADVVDFSIEITSDLGTTWTDTFSQTIGEILFGGGSLLNEDFEGSWGPAGDNPPAGWTIEDHGSIPGTWNNNDWYNYAKGGSYGAVVRVYYSPVEDQDEWLISPAFDIPAAATSVDLEYDHYFYVFSAPGEDGYVDFISDQTTTWTELAHYSATTGTSSVYAHALIDLMDYAGETNCQVRFRYVSNNGWYWEVDNVAVNYTAPEGCNMNACTPGSTGPTPIPDGSGGSTAVMVSKTDPTGSQLTVSWDDMCSPAEADLVMGPLSSIASYTVSGWQCTLDNPHTWEIGSTTNVWFVLVGTDGAGTESTWGTATGGPRNGTTISGVCSNSARENSGTCP